A region from the Paraurantiacibacter namhicola genome encodes:
- the ppa gene encoding inorganic diphosphatase: MRIDKIPTGSNPPEELNVIIEVPTGGEPVKYEFDKESGALFVDRILHTPMRYPANYGFVPHTLSPDGDPLDALVIARSPFIAGCVVRARPIGVLNLEDEHGGDEKLVCVPIDTTFPYYSDIAETKDLPSIIFQQIEHFFTHYKDLEAEKWVRIGAWGDAAEAKRITLEAIERYNA, from the coding sequence ATGCGTATCGACAAGATCCCCACCGGCAGCAATCCGCCCGAAGAGCTGAACGTCATCATCGAAGTGCCCACCGGCGGCGAACCGGTGAAGTACGAATTCGACAAGGAATCGGGCGCGCTGTTCGTGGACCGCATCCTGCACACGCCCATGCGTTACCCCGCCAATTACGGCTTCGTGCCTCACACGCTCAGCCCCGATGGCGACCCGCTGGACGCGCTGGTCATCGCGCGCAGTCCGTTCATCGCCGGCTGTGTGGTGCGCGCCCGCCCCATCGGCGTGCTGAACCTTGAAGACGAGCATGGCGGCGACGAGAAGCTGGTCTGCGTGCCGATCGACACGACCTTCCCCTATTACTCGGACATTGCCGAGACGAAGGACCTGCCCAGCATCATCTTCCAGCAGATCGAGCACTTCTTCACCCACTACAAGGATTTGGAAGCCGAAAAGTGGGTCCGCATCGGCGCCTGGGGCGATGCTGCGGAAGCCAAGCGGATCACGCTGGAAGCCATCGAGCGTTACAACGCCTGA
- a CDS encoding pyrophosphate--fructose-6-phosphate 1-phosphotransferase, with product MAEKTVAILTAGGLAPCLSSAVGGLIERYSRVAPGARILAYRNGYAGLLTGNSVEATPEVREAAGRLHAFGGSPIGNSRVKLTNVADCEKRGLVQPGEDPLAVAARQLAADGVDILHTIGGDDTNTAAADLAAYLKDNGHDLTVVGLPKTIDNDVVPIKQSLGAWTAAEQGALYARNIIAEFSANPRMLIVHEVMGRNCGWLTAATAREHHEWVKTAPFVEWVDNAAARWDVHGVYIPESPFDIEAEAQRLTAIMDEYGGVNLFISEGAGAKEIVGAMEAAGEDVPRDAFGHVQLDKINPGQWFASRFADALGAEKVLVQKSGYFSRSAPANPQDRDLIAQCTALAVDAALRAESGVVGQDEERDDEMRVIEFERIAGGKAFDTGAGWFQALMGEIGQF from the coding sequence ATGGCAGAAAAGACCGTCGCGATCCTGACAGCGGGCGGTCTGGCGCCGTGCCTCTCCTCTGCCGTGGGCGGGCTGATCGAACGCTACAGCCGGGTCGCGCCGGGTGCCCGCATCCTTGCCTATCGCAACGGCTATGCCGGGCTGCTGACGGGCAACAGCGTGGAAGCGACCCCGGAAGTGCGCGAGGCAGCGGGGCGGCTGCACGCCTTCGGTGGCAGCCCCATCGGCAACAGCCGGGTGAAGCTGACCAATGTGGCCGATTGCGAGAAACGCGGCCTGGTCCAGCCCGGCGAGGACCCGCTGGCAGTCGCCGCGCGGCAGCTGGCAGCGGACGGGGTGGACATCCTGCACACCATCGGCGGGGACGATACCAATACCGCCGCTGCAGACCTTGCCGCGTACCTGAAGGATAACGGCCACGATTTGACCGTGGTCGGCTTGCCCAAGACGATCGACAACGATGTCGTCCCGATCAAGCAGTCGCTGGGCGCATGGACCGCTGCCGAGCAGGGCGCGCTTTATGCCCGCAACATCATCGCCGAGTTTTCCGCCAACCCGCGCATGCTGATCGTGCACGAGGTGATGGGCCGCAATTGCGGCTGGCTGACGGCGGCGACCGCACGCGAGCACCACGAATGGGTCAAGACCGCGCCCTTCGTGGAATGGGTCGACAATGCCGCCGCCCGCTGGGACGTGCACGGCGTCTATATCCCGGAAAGCCCCTTCGACATCGAGGCCGAGGCGCAGCGCCTGACCGCCATCATGGACGAATATGGCGGCGTGAACCTGTTCATCTCCGAAGGCGCGGGTGCGAAGGAAATCGTCGGCGCCATGGAGGCCGCAGGCGAGGACGTGCCGCGTGACGCCTTCGGCCACGTCCAGCTCGACAAGATCAATCCGGGCCAGTGGTTCGCCAGCCGCTTTGCCGACGCGCTGGGCGCGGAAAAGGTGCTGGTGCAGAAAAGCGGCTACTTCTCCCGCTCCGCCCCCGCCAACCCCCAGGACCGCGACCTGATCGCGCAGTGCACCGCGCTAGCCGTGGATGCCGCGCTACGCGCGGAGAGTGGCGTCGTCGGCCAGGACGAAGAGCGGGACGACGAAATGCGCGTGATCGAATTCGAACGCATCGCGGGCGGCAAGGCCTTCGATACGGGCGCGGGGTGGTTCCAGGCTCTGATGGGTGAGATCGGGCAGTTTTGA
- a CDS encoding M23 family metallopeptidase, with protein sequence MRNSILFAGALSCIAAPAFAQGSSQYQPSAEEVDAIAAGLPQLMLHPLYDEPYVCSEHPFGTSMEPGDSLGQDCLIIGGMDWETNSGFMTYYRTDGGENSDWYGWGKPVFAPAAGTIGRVHVNEVVNTPGTMIRGLPTMLSITDEAGNSYVIGHLGEIHVEEGQSVAAGEQIGTVGNNGNSRSPHIHVGAITADGKPAQIRWNLVTSALRTRDYVTKMRAESKAGGHAEAE encoded by the coding sequence ATGCGTAACTCGATACTGTTTGCCGGCGCGCTTTCGTGCATCGCCGCCCCCGCCTTTGCGCAGGGCTCTTCCCAATATCAGCCGAGCGCGGAAGAGGTGGATGCAATTGCCGCGGGCCTGCCGCAGCTGATGCTCCATCCGCTGTATGACGAGCCCTATGTCTGCAGCGAACATCCCTTCGGCACCAGCATGGAGCCGGGCGACTCGCTGGGACAGGACTGCCTGATTATCGGCGGCATGGATTGGGAAACCAATTCCGGCTTCATGACCTATTACCGGACCGATGGCGGCGAGAACAGCGACTGGTACGGCTGGGGCAAGCCGGTGTTCGCGCCAGCGGCGGGCACGATCGGCCGCGTGCATGTAAACGAGGTGGTCAACACCCCGGGCACGATGATCCGCGGCCTGCCGACCATGCTCTCGATCACGGATGAGGCCGGCAACAGCTATGTGATCGGCCACCTGGGCGAGATCCACGTCGAGGAAGGCCAGAGCGTCGCCGCAGGTGAGCAGATCGGCACGGTGGGCAATAACGGCAATTCGCGCAGCCCCCACATCCACGTCGGTGCCATCACAGCCGATGGCAAACCCGCCCAGATCCGCTGGAACCTGGTCACCTCCGCCCTACGGACGCGGGATTATGTCACCAAGATGCGCGCCGAAAGCAAGGCAGGCGGACACGCTGAGGCTGAATGA
- a CDS encoding mechanosensitive ion channel domain-containing protein — translation MTALPGITRIILALALLLAGSFAAPLASPAMAILPAPEEAAAPEQDAPAQVIDTQVDAGDDERIQKRITSIFGELDALSGISVAVSEGVVTLSGTAPDAAAIDQAERIAGDVRGVVTVANGIERDVSVDGGLAGLGGLADLWTKFIAMLPLIGAAIGVAVLISLVGYLLAGLTGLWRRITPNSFLAELAASAIRFIFVLGGLIIALNMIGAGALLGAVLGGAGVIGIALGFAMRDTVENYVASLMLSLRQPFRANDHVVIDDKEGRVIRLTSRATILMTLDGNHLRIPNSSVFKAVLLNYTRNPQRRFEFDVGIDADDSADAGRQTGVKALAALPFVLDDPAPEARTVDVGDSSIVLKFLGWVDQREADWHQARSKAVAAVKVALEDAGFGLPEPIYRLRFDPRTDPLPFQNVDKPKGKDGAAPAPSPAPAAKRQSTAPTGADIDHDDVKPKDEIAQMVDRERREEPQAEGGDLLDSSRPVE, via the coding sequence ATGACCGCGCTGCCTGGCATCACACGCATCATCCTGGCGCTTGCCCTGCTGTTGGCGGGTTCCTTTGCCGCGCCGCTTGCCTCGCCGGCCATGGCCATCCTGCCCGCGCCGGAAGAAGCTGCCGCTCCCGAGCAGGACGCGCCTGCGCAGGTCATCGACACGCAGGTCGACGCAGGCGATGACGAGCGCATCCAGAAGCGCATCACCTCCATCTTCGGGGAGCTCGATGCGCTGTCGGGCATCAGTGTCGCCGTATCCGAAGGGGTCGTCACCCTGTCCGGCACGGCGCCCGATGCCGCCGCAATCGACCAGGCGGAACGCATCGCGGGCGATGTGCGCGGCGTGGTCACGGTGGCCAACGGGATAGAGCGTGACGTCTCCGTTGACGGCGGGCTGGCGGGTCTGGGCGGCCTTGCAGACTTGTGGACGAAGTTCATTGCCATGCTCCCGCTGATCGGCGCGGCCATCGGCGTGGCGGTGCTGATCAGCCTTGTCGGATACCTTCTCGCCGGGCTGACTGGCCTGTGGCGGCGCATCACACCAAACTCCTTCCTGGCAGAGCTGGCGGCGAGTGCGATCCGCTTCATCTTCGTGCTGGGCGGCCTGATCATTGCGCTCAACATGATCGGCGCGGGCGCGCTGCTGGGTGCAGTGCTGGGCGGTGCCGGCGTGATCGGCATCGCGCTGGGTTTCGCCATGCGTGACACGGTGGAGAACTATGTCGCCAGCCTGATGCTAAGCCTGCGCCAGCCTTTCCGTGCCAACGACCATGTCGTGATCGATGACAAGGAAGGCCGCGTCATCCGCCTGACCAGCCGTGCGACGATCCTGATGACGCTGGACGGCAACCATTTGCGCATCCCCAATTCCAGCGTCTTCAAGGCCGTGCTGCTGAATTACACGCGTAACCCGCAGCGCCGCTTCGAATTCGATGTCGGCATCGATGCGGACGATAGCGCCGATGCTGGCCGCCAGACCGGCGTAAAGGCGCTTGCCGCACTGCCATTCGTGCTGGACGATCCTGCGCCCGAGGCGCGCACGGTGGACGTGGGCGATTCCAGCATCGTGCTGAAATTCCTCGGCTGGGTCGACCAACGCGAGGCGGACTGGCACCAGGCCCGCAGCAAGGCGGTGGCCGCAGTCAAGGTCGCGCTGGAAGACGCGGGCTTCGGCCTGCCGGAACCGATCTACCGCCTCCGCTTCGACCCGCGCACCGATCCGCTGCCCTTCCAGAACGTCGACAAGCCGAAAGGCAAGGATGGCGCGGCGCCAGCACCATCACCGGCCCCGGCAGCAAAGCGCCAATCGACCGCCCCTACCGGAGCCGACATCGATCACGACGACGTGAAACCCAAGGACGAGATCGCCCAGATGGTCGACCGCGAACGCCGCGAGGAACCGCAAGCGGAAGGCGGCGACCTGCTGGATTCCAGCCGCCCGGTGGAGTGA
- the lptB gene encoding LPS export ABC transporter ATP-binding protein has product MAEAPVNAAPPIPQGGLEVVSIAKSYDKRQVLSDISLTVGKGEVLGLLGPNGAGKTTCFYSIMGLVRPDAGRILMDGVDVTKLPMYRRAILGLGYLPQETSIFRGMTVEQNIACVLEMNEPDKDVQASELERLLDEFGLTRLRTSPAMALSGGERRRCEIARALAAKPSIMLLDEPFAGIDPLSIGDIRDLVAELKTRGIGVLITDHNVRETLEIVDRACIIYGGQVLFAGSPEELVADENVRRLYLGESFEL; this is encoded by the coding sequence ATGGCCGAGGCCCCTGTCAATGCCGCTCCGCCCATCCCGCAGGGCGGGCTGGAAGTGGTCAGCATCGCCAAGAGCTACGACAAGCGGCAGGTCCTCTCCGATATCTCGCTGACGGTGGGCAAGGGCGAAGTGCTGGGGCTGCTGGGCCCCAATGGCGCGGGCAAGACCACGTGTTTCTATTCTATCATGGGCCTGGTGCGCCCAGATGCCGGCCGCATCCTGATGGACGGCGTGGATGTGACCAAGCTGCCGATGTACCGCCGCGCGATCCTGGGCCTGGGCTACCTGCCGCAGGAAACCAGCATCTTTCGCGGCATGACGGTGGAACAGAACATCGCCTGCGTGCTGGAGATGAACGAGCCGGACAAGGACGTGCAGGCGAGCGAGCTGGAGCGGCTGCTGGACGAGTTTGGCCTCACCCGCCTGCGCACCAGCCCGGCCATGGCGCTTTCGGGCGGTGAACGCCGCCGCTGCGAAATCGCCCGCGCGCTGGCGGCAAAACCCAGCATCATGCTGCTGGACGAACCCTTCGCCGGCATCGACCCGCTGTCCATCGGCGATATCCGCGACCTGGTGGCGGAGCTGAAGACGCGCGGCATCGGCGTTCTGATCACCGATCACAACGTGCGCGAGACGCTGGAGATCGTGGACCGCGCCTGCATCATCTACGGTGGCCAGGTGCTGTTTGCCGGCAGTCCGGAAGAGCTGGTCGCGGACGAGAACGTGCGTCGCCTGTATCTGGGCGAATCCTTCGAATTGTGA